The Devosia sp. SD17-2 genome includes a region encoding these proteins:
- a CDS encoding ABC transporter permease, which yields MSFRLEPRTDASIGLKLAVSLGAGIVALLLVAIPVLFAGGSPLTAYGLMIQGAFGSTFALSETLNRATPLILTGLAAAVAFRAKLWNIGAEGQLYIGALAAVLVGSSMVQMPPAIAIPAVMIAGFVAGGLMMVVPTIFKQKFGADEVVITLLLNFIIILFIQMLIEGPIKDPLAMGWPQSVPIAAEAKLPKLLPRLRMHWGLIVGVVAAIALWIVVRKTVLGFEIRAVGENKAAARFAGIPVNATMLKVALISGGLAGLAGVSEVAGVKGYLSADLSPGFGYSGIVVAMLAGLSPIGTVIAAVFVAAVFVGADSMSRATGISNYIADLVVALSLLCVLVGSFFLRFRLRYENKSVEA from the coding sequence ATGAGTTTTCGTCTCGAACCCCGAACCGACGCCAGTATCGGCCTCAAGCTGGCCGTATCGCTTGGCGCTGGTATCGTCGCGCTGCTGCTGGTCGCGATTCCCGTGCTCTTCGCCGGCGGCTCGCCGCTCACCGCTTATGGATTGATGATCCAGGGGGCCTTCGGCTCCACCTTTGCGCTGAGCGAGACGCTCAACCGCGCCACCCCGCTCATTCTGACCGGCCTTGCCGCCGCGGTCGCCTTCCGCGCCAAGCTCTGGAATATCGGCGCCGAGGGCCAGCTTTATATCGGTGCGCTCGCCGCCGTTCTGGTGGGCAGCAGCATGGTGCAGATGCCACCCGCAATCGCCATTCCGGCTGTGATGATCGCTGGCTTCGTCGCAGGCGGGTTAATGATGGTGGTCCCCACCATCTTCAAGCAGAAGTTTGGCGCGGACGAGGTGGTCATCACCCTGCTGCTCAACTTCATCATCATCCTCTTCATCCAGATGCTGATCGAAGGCCCGATCAAGGACCCGCTGGCCATGGGCTGGCCGCAATCGGTGCCGATCGCCGCCGAAGCCAAGCTGCCAAAACTCCTGCCGCGCCTGCGCATGCATTGGGGCCTGATCGTGGGCGTTGTCGCCGCGATCGCACTCTGGATCGTTGTGCGCAAGACAGTGCTCGGGTTTGAAATCCGCGCCGTGGGCGAGAACAAGGCGGCGGCCCGTTTTGCCGGTATCCCGGTCAATGCCACCATGCTCAAGGTGGCGCTGATCTCCGGCGGCCTCGCGGGTCTTGCCGGTGTCAGCGAAGTGGCAGGCGTAAAGGGCTATCTCTCGGCTGATCTGTCGCCGGGCTTTGGCTATTCGGGCATTGTCGTGGCCATGCTCGCGGGGCTTTCGCCCATCGGAACGGTCATTGCCGCCGTGTTCGTGGCGGCTGTGTTCGTCGGCGCCGACTCCATGAGCCGCGCCACAGGCATTTCCAACTATATTGCGGACCTTGTGGTGGCCCTGTCGCTGCTCTGCGTGCTGGTCGGCAGCTTCTTCCTGCGCTTCCGCCTGCGCTACGAAAACAAGAGCGTGGAGGCCTGA
- a CDS encoding ABC transporter permease: protein MDVLFEILGSANFWAASLRIATPLIFGVLGALLCERAGVLNLGIEGIFVAGAMAGWLAVYLGLGLWGGVLVAACAGAFFGLIHAILTVVLGLSQHVSGIGITLLATSASYFTYRTALPDVSTPPRIAAFQPLNIPGLSDLPFIGPALFQQTPLTFLALAFVVLIAIVLYRTPLGLAIRAVGDNPASVEAQGLSVRGLRIGAVVAGSALMALGGAFLTMSAFDAFFFGMVNGRGWICIALVVFASWQPGKALLGALLFGAFDAFQIRLQAQIGQVVPGQIFLMLPYLLSIVALILVARRADYPRALLQPWTKGQRH, encoded by the coding sequence ATGGACGTCCTGTTTGAAATCCTCGGCTCCGCGAATTTCTGGGCCGCCTCCCTGCGCATCGCCACCCCGCTGATTTTCGGTGTGCTCGGCGCCCTGCTCTGCGAACGGGCTGGCGTGCTGAACCTTGGCATTGAGGGCATTTTCGTCGCCGGGGCGATGGCGGGGTGGCTCGCGGTCTATCTTGGCCTTGGCCTCTGGGGCGGTGTGCTCGTCGCGGCCTGCGCCGGTGCCTTCTTCGGGCTCATCCACGCCATCCTGACGGTGGTTCTGGGGCTCTCCCAGCACGTCTCGGGCATCGGCATTACCCTGCTCGCGACCAGCGCCAGCTATTTCACCTATCGCACCGCCCTGCCCGACGTCTCTACGCCGCCGCGCATCGCCGCCTTCCAGCCGCTCAATATTCCGGGCCTGTCGGATCTGCCGTTCATCGGACCGGCACTGTTCCAGCAGACGCCGCTGACCTTCCTGGCTCTGGCCTTCGTGGTGCTCATCGCCATTGTGCTCTATCGCACCCCGCTGGGCCTTGCCATTCGCGCCGTGGGCGACAATCCGGCCTCGGTCGAGGCGCAAGGGCTCTCCGTCCGCGGCCTCCGCATCGGCGCTGTGGTCGCCGGTTCGGCGCTGATGGCGCTGGGCGGCGCGTTCCTCACCATGTCCGCGTTCGACGCATTCTTCTTCGGCATGGTCAACGGCCGCGGCTGGATCTGTATCGCGCTTGTTGTTTTCGCCTCCTGGCAGCCCGGCAAGGCCCTGCTCGGCGCGCTCCTCTTCGGCGCCTTCGACGCCTTCCAGATCCGCCTCCAGGCGCAGATCGGCCAGGTTGTGCCGGGCCAGATCTTCCTCATGCTGCCCTATCTTTTGTCCATCGTCGCCCTGATCCTTGTGGCGCGGCGGGCAGACTACCCGCGCGCCCTGCTCCAGCCCTGGACCAAGGGACAGCGCCACTAA
- a CDS encoding amidohydrolase family protein, which translates to MFDLKITNANLPDGRNGVDIGVRDGRIAAIEPNLAGDAGETIDAGGQLVAPPFVDVHFHMDATLSLGLPRHNESGLLLDGIKIWGELKPLLTQEAVVERALAYCDLAVSQGLLAIRTHVDICDDRLLGVEALLEVKKRVAPYIDLQLVAFPQDGYYRYPGAVELLDRALDMGVEVVGGIPHFERTMADGASSLKALLEIAADRGLLVDIHCDETDDPMSRHIEALAYETQRLGLGGRVNASHLTSMHSMDNYYVSKLLPLMVEAGVSATANPLINIVIQGRHDSYPKRRGMTRIPEMLNYGIDCAFGHDCVMDPWYSLGQGDMLEVAFMGLHVAQMTSREAMRKCFDLVTKGPAKIMHLEGYGVDVGCKADMVLLQAKDTIDALRLKPTRLAVIKGGKVISRTPARQSALSLDGRPGLIDPARVGPQW; encoded by the coding sequence ATGTTCGATCTGAAAATCACCAATGCCAATTTGCCCGATGGCCGAAACGGCGTGGACATCGGCGTCCGCGACGGGCGCATTGCGGCCATCGAACCCAATCTAGCCGGTGACGCCGGCGAGACCATCGACGCTGGCGGCCAGCTGGTCGCGCCGCCCTTCGTCGATGTGCACTTCCACATGGATGCGACGCTTTCGCTCGGCCTGCCGCGCCACAATGAGAGCGGCCTGCTGCTCGACGGCATCAAGATCTGGGGCGAGCTCAAGCCGCTTCTTACTCAGGAAGCGGTCGTTGAGCGCGCCCTCGCCTATTGCGATCTGGCCGTGTCGCAGGGTCTCCTCGCCATCCGCACCCATGTCGACATCTGCGATGATCGCCTGCTGGGCGTCGAGGCCCTGCTTGAGGTCAAGAAGCGCGTTGCGCCCTATATCGACCTGCAGCTCGTCGCCTTCCCGCAGGACGGCTACTACCGCTATCCCGGCGCAGTCGAACTGCTCGACCGTGCGCTCGACATGGGCGTCGAGGTCGTCGGCGGCATTCCGCATTTCGAGCGCACCATGGCCGATGGCGCCTCGAGCCTCAAGGCACTGCTCGAAATCGCCGCGGATCGCGGTTTACTCGTCGACATCCATTGCGACGAGACCGACGACCCGATGAGCCGCCACATCGAGGCGCTGGCCTATGAAACCCAGCGTCTGGGGCTCGGCGGGCGCGTCAACGCCTCCCACCTGACCTCCATGCACTCCATGGACAATTACTACGTCTCAAAGCTCCTGCCACTCATGGTCGAGGCTGGCGTCAGCGCCACCGCCAATCCGCTGATCAACATTGTCATCCAGGGCCGTCACGACAGCTATCCCAAGCGCCGGGGCATGACGCGCATCCCCGAGATGCTGAACTATGGCATCGACTGCGCCTTTGGCCATGACTGCGTCATGGACCCCTGGTATTCGCTCGGCCAGGGCGACATGCTGGAAGTGGCCTTCATGGGCCTGCACGTCGCGCAGATGACCAGCCGCGAAGCCATGCGCAAGTGCTTTGACCTCGTCACCAAGGGCCCGGCCAAGATCATGCATCTTGAGGGCTATGGTGTGGACGTTGGCTGCAAGGCCGACATGGTGCTGCTGCAGGCCAAGGACACTATCGACGCCCTCCGCCTAAAGCCGACGCGCCTGGCTGTCATCAAGGGTGGCAAGGTGATCTCTCGCACGCCCGCTCGCCAGAGCGCGCTGAGCCTTGATGGCCGCCCTGGCCTGATCGACCCGGCCCGCGTCGGGCCGCAGTGGTAA
- a CDS encoding efflux RND transporter permease subunit, with amino-acid sequence MFLTRISVNNPVFATMIMVAIMVFGIFSYSRLPVEQLPDIDLPVVAIVVAYPGASPEAVEQDIIEPIEDAVNTIAGLDTVQSIAQPGRAMVIMMFDLEANSQQKAQDVRDKIDPIKANFPAAAMDPQVLRFDPSALPVLSLAVSSDTLSARDLTALTEEIIVKRLSNINGVGSATVVGGTPRQLNIQIDPDLLNAYNISPAAVINALKASNKDLAAGAITENSIVRSIQVLGRIEDQQDYYDITVGNQGGQPVTLRDVATIEDGTGETESLAILNGEPALAINILKTQGANTVGVAKEIRQTIDRLLRTELPAGQVNIEVVVDNAKPVEDSFHAVQNMLIEGAVLAVVIVFLFLNSWRSTIITGLTLPISIIGTMVALSFLGFSLNTMTLLALSLAVGILIDDAIVVRENITRHLHMGKSHRQAAFDGTNEIGLAVLATTLSIVAVFLPVAFMDGIMGKFFLQFGVTVSVAVLISLFVAFTLDPMMSSVWYDPASNPNAKRGPIGRLIQQFDRFFEWVTEGYRHLIRWGLKFRKTVLLIALLSMVGALALFPRVGVEFVPATDNGIFTVKVETPSGSSKEYTESKLRQAELIVRQYPEVERTYSTIAGGMSADGANVGTMTVTLVGQAERDISVADFMPKVRRDLQAIPGSKFEVAVASMMGPSTAPVSVTLYGDSFEVLENLADGLMADLRNINGLIDISSSLDEAQPVVGIQINRELADSLGVSLGQIAATLSPLISGEDVSDWVAPNGQVYKVVVRLPESLRNDIEAIGNLPIAQTGTGTQDMITLGQIAEVVESNGPATINRQDLQRGVTITANLEGVELGTVIPQLQEAIARIDFPVGYRSGFGGEAEQIADTMGSVGSALLLAVIFIYLVLASQFGSFLQPLAIMGSLPLALIGVMVGLLVGGSTLNMFSAIGFIMLMGLVVKNAILLVDNANQHVRGGMNLYEALVEAGVTRFRPIIMTTLAMIFGMLPLALSLHEGSGQNAPMAHAVIGGLISSTALTLLVVPVLLTYIDSFSRFIGRFTPKAPHDDEHEVLVEQKA; translated from the coding sequence ATGTTTTTGACACGCATCAGCGTCAACAATCCCGTGTTTGCCACCATGATCATGGTGGCAATCATGGTGTTTGGCATTTTCTCCTATTCCCGACTTCCGGTTGAACAGCTGCCCGACATCGACCTTCCGGTCGTTGCTATCGTCGTTGCCTATCCGGGCGCCTCGCCTGAGGCAGTCGAGCAGGACATCATCGAGCCGATCGAAGACGCGGTGAATACCATCGCCGGTCTCGATACGGTTCAGTCGATCGCCCAGCCTGGCCGCGCCATGGTCATCATGATGTTCGACCTCGAGGCGAACTCGCAGCAGAAGGCCCAAGACGTTCGCGACAAGATCGACCCGATCAAGGCGAATTTCCCGGCCGCAGCGATGGACCCGCAGGTGCTGCGCTTTGACCCGTCGGCGCTGCCCGTGCTGTCGCTGGCCGTGAGCTCGGACACGCTGTCCGCACGCGACCTGACAGCGCTGACCGAGGAAATCATCGTCAAGCGCCTCTCCAATATCAATGGCGTCGGCTCGGCGACCGTTGTGGGTGGCACGCCGCGCCAGCTCAACATCCAGATCGATCCTGATCTGCTCAACGCCTACAACATCAGCCCTGCCGCTGTGATCAACGCGCTCAAGGCCTCCAACAAGGACCTTGCCGCCGGCGCGATCACCGAGAACAGCATCGTGCGCTCGATCCAGGTTCTCGGACGCATCGAGGATCAGCAGGACTATTACGACATCACTGTGGGCAACCAGGGTGGCCAGCCGGTCACGCTGCGCGATGTCGCCACCATCGAGGACGGTACGGGCGAAACCGAGTCTCTCGCCATCCTCAATGGCGAACCGGCCCTGGCCATCAATATCCTCAAGACCCAGGGCGCCAATACCGTTGGCGTGGCCAAGGAAATTCGCCAGACCATCGATCGTCTGCTGCGGACCGAACTTCCGGCCGGTCAGGTCAATATCGAAGTCGTGGTCGACAACGCCAAGCCCGTCGAGGACTCGTTCCACGCCGTGCAGAACATGCTCATCGAAGGCGCCGTGCTCGCGGTTGTCATCGTGTTCCTGTTCCTCAATTCCTGGCGCTCGACCATCATCACGGGCCTGACCCTGCCGATTTCGATCATCGGCACCATGGTGGCGCTCAGCTTCCTTGGGTTCTCGCTCAACACCATGACCCTGCTGGCCCTGTCGCTGGCCGTGGGTATCCTCATCGACGACGCCATCGTGGTGCGTGAAAACATCACCCGCCACCTGCACATGGGCAAGTCCCACCGTCAGGCGGCTTTTGACGGCACCAATGAAATCGGGCTGGCGGTTCTAGCCACCACGCTCTCCATCGTTGCCGTGTTCCTGCCGGTTGCCTTCATGGACGGCATCATGGGCAAGTTCTTCCTGCAGTTCGGCGTCACCGTCTCGGTTGCAGTGTTGATCTCCCTCTTCGTGGCCTTCACCCTCGACCCCATGATGTCGAGCGTCTGGTACGATCCGGCGTCCAACCCCAACGCAAAGCGCGGCCCGATCGGGCGGCTGATCCAGCAGTTCGACCGCTTCTTCGAATGGGTCACCGAAGGCTATCGCCACCTCATCCGCTGGGGTCTGAAGTTCCGCAAGACGGTGCTGCTGATCGCTCTGCTCTCGATGGTTGGCGCGCTGGCCCTGTTCCCGCGCGTTGGCGTCGAATTTGTGCCGGCGACCGACAACGGCATTTTCACCGTGAAGGTAGAAACACCCTCGGGCTCGTCCAAGGAGTACACGGAAAGCAAGTTGCGCCAGGCCGAACTGATCGTGCGTCAATATCCGGAAGTCGAACGCACCTATTCCACCATCGCCGGTGGCATGTCCGCGGACGGCGCCAATGTTGGCACCATGACGGTGACGCTGGTCGGCCAGGCAGAACGTGATATCAGCGTTGCTGATTTCATGCCGAAAGTGCGTCGTGACCTCCAGGCGATCCCGGGCAGCAAGTTCGAGGTCGCCGTGGCCTCGATGATGGGCCCGAGCACCGCGCCGGTTTCAGTGACGCTCTATGGCGACAGCTTCGAAGTTCTGGAGAATCTGGCCGATGGCCTGATGGCGGACCTCCGCAACATCAACGGACTGATCGATATTTCGTCATCGCTCGACGAAGCGCAGCCTGTTGTCGGTATCCAGATCAACCGCGAACTGGCGGACAGCCTCGGCGTGTCTCTGGGGCAGATCGCGGCCACCCTGAGCCCGCTGATCTCGGGTGAGGACGTGTCCGATTGGGTTGCCCCCAATGGTCAGGTCTACAAGGTCGTCGTGCGTCTGCCGGAAAGCCTGCGCAACGATATCGAAGCCATCGGCAACCTGCCGATCGCCCAGACCGGTACCGGTACGCAGGACATGATCACGCTCGGTCAAATTGCCGAAGTCGTCGAGAGCAACGGTCCGGCCACGATCAACCGCCAGGACCTGCAGCGTGGCGTGACCATCACGGCCAACCTTGAAGGGGTCGAGCTGGGCACGGTCATCCCGCAGTTGCAGGAAGCCATTGCCCGCATCGACTTCCCTGTTGGGTATCGCAGCGGTTTCGGCGGTGAAGCCGAGCAGATCGCTGACACCATGGGTTCGGTGGGCTCGGCCCTGCTGCTGGCGGTGATCTTCATCTACCTCGTGCTGGCATCCCAGTTCGGCAGCTTCTTGCAGCCTCTGGCCATCATGGGCTCGCTGCCGCTGGCCCTGATCGGCGTGATGGTGGGCCTGCTTGTGGGTGGGTCGACGCTCAACATGTTCTCGGCCATTGGCTTCATCATGTTGATGGGTCTGGTGGTGAAGAACGCCATCCTGCTCGTCGACAATGCCAACCAGCACGTCAGGGGCGGCATGAACCTCTATGAAGCGCTGGTGGAAGCGGGTGTCACCCGTTTCCGTCCCATCATCATGACGACCCTCGCCATGATCTTCGGCATGCTGCCGCTGGCACTCAGCCTGCATGAAGGCAGCGGGCAGAACGCGCCAATGGCCCACGCAGTGATCGGGGGCCTGATCTCCTCGACCGCGTTGACGCTCCTCGTGGTGCCGGTGCTGCTGACCTATATCGACAGCTTCAGCCGCTTCATCGGGCGCTTCACGCCCAAGGCGCCACATGACGATGAGCACGAAGTGCTCGTCGAGCAGAAGGCCTGA
- a CDS encoding efflux RND transporter periplasmic adaptor subunit encodes MTATNDKPEWAQSKREKANALRVAQGLKPKRRIGPWIVLGVLVIGAGAFMFLQPPAPEPVAAVEETAVVKQILRSETAEIAPMTLRQTVKVTGSLVPGHLSSIASQASGRVLSVLVSPGDTVEEGAVLAEIDRATLELQLNQQRATAEATRIQLANSRQQLERTEELARQGLTSPSNLEAARSSTAALESNLAALENGVSGAEIALANATVRSPLSGVVSVRSVEPGQTISAGTPLFTVVNLDEMEFQASASVNSSALVKSGQKVDVTVNGVDGQTFEGEVVRVNPVATTGTRTVPMYIAIDNVDGMLRGGMFAVGNVTVVEKTEAIAIPTTAVREDAEGQYVLALNDGTLERKAVELGAQWDRGRTVEVTGVAVGETVIAGALSELSAGDAYEIVGN; translated from the coding sequence ATGACCGCCACCAACGATAAACCCGAATGGGCCCAGAGCAAGCGCGAGAAGGCGAACGCGCTCCGCGTAGCACAGGGCTTGAAGCCGAAGCGTCGGATTGGCCCATGGATTGTGCTGGGGGTGCTGGTGATCGGCGCTGGCGCCTTCATGTTCCTTCAGCCGCCGGCACCCGAGCCCGTTGCAGCGGTCGAGGAGACCGCCGTGGTCAAGCAGATCCTGCGAAGCGAAACAGCCGAGATCGCACCGATGACACTGCGCCAGACCGTCAAGGTCACGGGCTCGCTGGTACCGGGCCATCTGTCGAGCATCGCCTCGCAGGCGTCCGGGCGCGTGTTGTCGGTTCTTGTCAGCCCGGGTGATACGGTCGAGGAGGGCGCTGTCCTCGCTGAGATCGATCGTGCGACGCTCGAGCTCCAGCTCAACCAGCAGCGGGCAACGGCGGAAGCCACCCGTATCCAGCTGGCCAATAGCCGCCAGCAGCTCGAACGCACCGAAGAACTGGCCCGTCAGGGCCTGACCAGCCCTTCAAATCTTGAAGCGGCGCGTTCGTCCACCGCTGCACTGGAATCCAATCTCGCCGCGCTTGAAAATGGTGTCTCGGGCGCTGAAATCGCCCTCGCCAACGCCACTGTTCGCTCGCCGCTGTCGGGCGTGGTGTCGGTCCGTTCGGTCGAGCCAGGCCAGACCATTTCTGCTGGCACGCCGCTCTTTACCGTCGTCAATCTCGACGAAATGGAATTCCAGGCATCGGCCTCGGTCAATTCCAGCGCCTTGGTGAAGTCCGGCCAGAAGGTTGACGTCACCGTCAATGGCGTCGACGGCCAGACCTTTGAAGGCGAGGTCGTGCGCGTCAATCCGGTCGCGACCACCGGGACCCGTACCGTGCCGATGTACATCGCTATCGACAATGTCGATGGCATGCTGCGCGGCGGCATGTTCGCCGTGGGCAATGTCACCGTTGTCGAAAAGACCGAAGCGATCGCAATTCCGACCACTGCCGTGCGCGAGGACGCGGAGGGCCAGTATGTGCTTGCCCTCAACGACGGCACGCTGGAACGCAAGGCTGTTGAGCTTGGCGCCCAGTGGGATCGTGGCCGCACCGTGGAAGTGACCGGTGTTGCCGTTGGCGAGACGGTCATTGCCGGTGCGCTAAGCGAGCTTTCGGCTGGCGACGCCTACGAAATCGTTGGGAACTAA
- a CDS encoding MarR family transcriptional regulator, whose protein sequence is MTTAAIDRFIEEMGLIAQQDGGPRIAGRIMGLLIAEGRELSLNQISERLRVSRASVSTNARQLAARGLVRLKTHSGDRQDYYELSSASYVQMLQEMAGRLEKYASVTEACAIEIESESEGAARRVTELSAFYRDSSQFLGNWATVLLQGKASLQDKKQ, encoded by the coding sequence GTGACCACCGCTGCGATTGATCGCTTTATCGAAGAAATGGGCCTTATCGCGCAGCAGGACGGTGGACCCCGAATTGCAGGGCGGATTATGGGACTGCTGATTGCCGAGGGCCGGGAGCTGAGTCTGAACCAGATTAGCGAACGGCTGCGCGTCAGTCGGGCCAGTGTCAGTACCAATGCAAGGCAATTGGCTGCCCGCGGCTTGGTTCGCCTGAAGACCCATTCGGGTGATCGCCAGGACTATTACGAATTGTCGTCTGCCAGCTATGTGCAAATGCTCCAGGAAATGGCAGGGCGACTGGAGAAATACGCAAGCGTTACAGAGGCTTGCGCTATAGAAATTGAATCAGAATCGGAAGGTGCGGCGCGTCGGGTGACGGAGCTTTCAGCCTTCTATCGAGACTCTTCGCAATTCCTGGGCAATTGGGCGACGGTATTGCTGCAGGGAAAAGCTTCGCTTCAGGATAAAAAGCAATGA
- a CDS encoding HAD hydrolase-like protein: protein MTLDSKLTPPTIVLFDLDGTLVHHVNPRVLQALEFLDDCSHRAGRLVARFRLARRHRTAEAKAPKLLVHRAIHRVRRKSVEQMLQPCAALRATLEQLQSNGVVLGLVSNGLGRGYGHDVLEAFDLKKYFTASVFREDVIRGKPWPDPLVTALKGIGRDVRRRDVIWYVGDQRKDITAALAASEVIGHQIVPVALGARAAMAAVEICADKAHIMWSATEFCRSVDAVFGGEDAPALETLPLAPV, encoded by the coding sequence GTGACGCTGGATTCCAAACTGACACCGCCGACCATCGTACTTTTCGATCTCGATGGAACGCTGGTACATCACGTCAATCCGCGGGTACTGCAAGCACTCGAGTTCCTGGACGATTGTTCGCACAGGGCCGGCCGCTTGGTTGCTCGGTTTCGTCTGGCTCGCCGTCATCGCACGGCCGAGGCCAAGGCGCCTAAATTGCTGGTTCACCGGGCGATCCATCGTGTTCGTCGCAAGTCGGTGGAACAGATGCTGCAGCCGTGCGCCGCGCTTCGCGCTACCCTCGAACAGCTTCAAAGCAATGGTGTGGTGCTCGGCCTCGTGAGCAACGGCCTTGGCCGTGGCTATGGCCACGACGTGCTCGAAGCCTTCGATCTCAAGAAGTATTTTACCGCCAGCGTGTTCCGCGAAGACGTCATCCGCGGCAAGCCCTGGCCGGATCCGCTGGTCACTGCCCTCAAGGGCATCGGACGGGATGTGCGTCGCCGTGACGTCATCTGGTATGTCGGCGACCAGCGCAAGGACATTACCGCGGCTCTCGCGGCATCAGAGGTTATTGGCCACCAGATCGTGCCCGTAGCGCTTGGCGCGCGCGCGGCTATGGCGGCGGTCGAGATCTGCGCGGACAAGGCCCACATCATGTGGTCGGCTACCGAATTTTGCCGCTCCGTGGATGCTGTGTTCGGCGGTGAGGACGCCCCTGCCCTCGAGACGCTCCCGCTCGCGCCCGTCTGA
- a CDS encoding metalloregulator ArsR/SmtB family transcription factor, with amino-acid sequence MSKSTKPPVQIYSALADATRCKILTILQTGPIPVHKLADAFSISRPAISRHLRVLKTAGLVAEVKKGRENLYAFKPAKLERARAWIELMAAPREAAVADAAPEVIVEKPKLKSAKKAAPKTAKITAPKAAEPPAASVEDNAVLPAPTPSISQMGFDF; translated from the coding sequence ATGAGCAAGTCGACAAAGCCACCGGTTCAGATCTACTCGGCCCTCGCCGACGCAACCCGCTGCAAGATCCTGACAATCCTGCAGACCGGCCCAATTCCGGTGCACAAGCTTGCCGATGCTTTCTCCATCAGCCGCCCCGCCATTTCTCGCCATCTGCGCGTGCTCAAGACCGCAGGTCTTGTGGCCGAGGTGAAGAAGGGTCGCGAGAATCTTTATGCCTTCAAGCCCGCAAAGCTGGAACGCGCCCGCGCCTGGATCGAGCTGATGGCAGCCCCCCGAGAGGCTGCCGTCGCGGATGCCGCGCCCGAAGTCATCGTTGAAAAGCCCAAGCTGAAATCCGCCAAAAAAGCGGCCCCGAAGACAGCCAAGATTACCGCTCCGAAGGCAGCAGAGCCGCCCGCAGCCTCTGTCGAAGACAATGCTGTTCTACCGGCGCCGACGCCCAGCATCAGCCAGATGGGTTTTGATTTCTAA
- a CDS encoding hemolysin III family protein translates to MTRRSAGAVTYSWWSREQRPYSTSEMIADAAVHIFGLVIAIAAGSSLLALALLHTAPEAFPALLVYVATLILVLGVSLAYNLWPVSPVKKHLARLDQAAIFLFIAGSYTPFLAVIGGTPMGAIMTSFVWGASLVGVALKLIVPEKFGRMAIALYLAIGWSGILVFQSLAQTLPDSTLWLLLAGGVTYSAGIIFHLWEKLKFQNALWHVFVVAGASLHLLAVLDCMVFARL, encoded by the coding sequence ATGACGCGCAGAAGCGCTGGCGCCGTGACATATTCATGGTGGAGCCGAGAACAGCGGCCCTATTCGACTTCAGAGATGATCGCCGACGCGGCGGTCCATATTTTCGGCCTGGTCATCGCCATTGCGGCGGGCTCGTCGCTGCTGGCCCTCGCCCTGCTGCACACCGCACCCGAGGCCTTCCCTGCGCTGCTCGTCTATGTCGCGACGCTGATCCTCGTACTCGGCGTGTCGCTGGCCTATAATCTGTGGCCGGTATCTCCGGTTAAAAAGCATCTGGCGCGCCTCGATCAGGCGGCAATTTTCCTTTTCATTGCAGGGTCCTATACGCCGTTCCTCGCCGTCATCGGCGGCACGCCGATGGGCGCCATCATGACGAGCTTTGTCTGGGGCGCCTCATTGGTCGGGGTGGCGCTCAAACTCATCGTCCCGGAGAAATTCGGGCGCATGGCGATCGCGCTTTATCTGGCCATTGGCTGGAGCGGTATTCTGGTGTTCCAGTCGCTGGCGCAGACACTGCCGGATTCCACGCTCTGGCTGCTGCTGGCCGGCGGGGTGACCTATTCGGCCGGGATCATTTTCCACCTCTGGGAAAAGCTCAAATTCCAGAATGCCTTATGGCATGTGTTTGTGGTGGCGGGTGCGAGCCTGCACCTCCTGGCGGTGCTCGACTGCATGGTGTTTGCGCGGCTCTAG
- a CDS encoding DUF192 domain-containing protein yields the protein MRNALAAAAVLAVSLPLAACSDDSRLVIQSDGESHVFTVELVDTPESRAQGLMYRQELADDAGMLFDFQEERPVSFWMRNTFVPLDMLFISSDGVIRTIHVNAIPHDPTSIPSQVPVQFVLEIPGGRSTELGIEPGDTVEHARIKAAN from the coding sequence ATGCGAAACGCGCTGGCTGCTGCTGCGGTCCTTGCTGTCAGCCTGCCGTTGGCTGCCTGCAGCGATGACAGCCGCCTGGTTATCCAGAGCGACGGCGAAAGCCATGTCTTCACCGTCGAGCTGGTGGACACGCCGGAGAGCCGGGCGCAGGGCCTGATGTATCGTCAGGAACTGGCCGATGACGCTGGCATGCTGTTCGATTTCCAGGAGGAACGTCCGGTCTCGTTCTGGATGCGGAACACCTTTGTCCCGCTGGATATGCTGTTCATTAGCTCCGACGGTGTGATCCGCACCATCCATGTGAACGCCATCCCGCATGATCCGACGTCCATCCCCTCGCAGGTGCCGGTGCAGTTCGTGCTGGAGATCCCAGGCGGTCGCAGCACGGAACTGGGTATCGAGCCCGGCGACACCGTCGAGCATGCGCGGATCAAGGCCGCCAACTAG